AAAAGCCGAAGCAGGCGGACATCAGCAAAAAGATCAGGCTGGCCAGGATCACCAGGATGGCCACGACAACTCGCAAAGCGCTCCGTGGCTGCGCCTGTGGTTTTGCGGAGACGGATTCGTCGCTCACCTTGGCCTCCGACTCTTCTACAACACCCATCGGTATGCGGCCTGCTGGGCAAAATGTGCGATGGCCAGGTACACCGCTGAGGCGATGAACCAGAGGACCAGCGTGGCCGCCTCGTTCACGGCACGCCGGTCCCGCCGCCAAAGTTGCCACGCGAAATACGCGGCTGCGCCAGTCGCCACGATGTCCACCAGAGCTGCCAGGCGGCTCGGATCCCGGGTGGAAATGCCCGCGTAGAGCAGCAGAGTTCCCCACACCCACAGGCTATGAACGACGCTCACAGCGCTATACGCCAGCGCCAGTGCCACGCCCTTGCGCTCTGGCTGCTCGCGCGTGAGCCACAGCACCGCCCCATAAGGAAGCTGGTAGAGGACGAAGGAGACGATCATCACGGGCAAGAGCTTCACGGGATAGCCGGGCTGCATCCGGGTGATTACGATCCCCAGGAAGCTCACGCCGATGCTGATCCCAATGGCCAGCCGCAAGGGTTGCAGCAGCTTCGCTGCTTCGGCGGCGGGGAGCGGAGGCGGCGGTGGCGCGTCGGCGGTGGCTGCCGGCGCCTGCGACATTCCCTTGGCCAGCTTGAAGATCCCGTAGAAGCCTCCTACCAGGATGGCTCCGAACGTCACCACGGCGAAAGCCACGAACTTCATGTCCTCGGAGCTGCGGGAGGAGAACAGCCCGCATGCCGCCAGCAGCAGAAAGATCAGGCTGGCCAGCACGATCAGCACGGACAGGAACACGATGCCCAGGATGCGCAGTGCCTTGCTGGCTCCGCCCGCCAAGTGGTCCTCCTTTTCCCTAACCGTGGTCCACGGCTGCCGTAGGCCTTTCGGCTGATATCAACCAGCGCCACACGTCCCGCGCATAGTAGAGCAGCACGCCCACGCACGCCCACTGCAGCAGTGACAGTCCGACTACTGTCACACCGGGCTTGATGGAGTCCACCAGCAGGCGGAATCCCATGTAGCCCACCATGAACATCTTGAACAGGTCACCGTTCTCGTGCGGTTCGAGGGAGCGCCGCCACAGGAAGGCCGCCAGCAGCAACAGGAAGACAACCTCGTAAAGCTGTGTGGGATGCCGGGATATTCCGTCGCCGAAGTTCACGCCCCAGGGCAGCGCTGTCGGCGTGCCGAAGGTATGGTCCTCGAGTCCGGTCAGGAAGCACCCGATGCGCCCAACCGCCGTTCCCACAGCCAGTGGAATGGCGAACAGGTCGCCGGTCCGCGTGCGGATGGAAAGATGCCGCTTGGCCCACTCGACGGCTATCCATCCTCCGATCAGCCCGCCCACGATGGTCTTGCCGGCCATCAGGTAGGCAGGGTCGGGCCAGCGCTCCAGCGTCTGCCAGGGGTCCTCGAACCAGTAGAGGATCTTGCTGCCTACGGCGGCGCCGGCCGCCGCGGCCGCAATCACCGACCAGCGCAGCGGGCTGGCGATGGGATCGCCCGAGTGACGCCGCAACGCCAGGTAGATGCGAAAGCCCAACGCATAGGCGAGAGCCTCAAACACCCAGTGCGGATGCAGCCTCCACGAACCCAGGTGAAGGTAATAGGGGAAGTCCACTGGCGCGTCATTCTGTGGGCAGGCGTCTTGTGTGTCAACTGGCGCGTTGCGGAAGAGGTTGCGGAACCGCCGCCAGGTTGACACAATACGAGTCCCGATGACCGTCACCGCAACCACAAGCGGAACCGGATCGCTAAAGGCACTGGTGCGCGTAGCGCTGGTCAACCTGGACGAGCCCACTTCTGCTGTCCTGCGCGAATGCTTTCAGCAGTCCCGCGTCTCGACTGTAGCCGTCACCGGCATTGTGGAGCCGCGCCTGGCGAGGGAGAAGTTCGATGCCTGCGTCGTACGATTGAACGACCAGGCCGGCAAAGTATTGGAGGCCATGCGCTCCTCCAAGGAGAACCAGCGTGCGTTCCTTTATGGAGTGGCCCGGAGCAGCGAAGAGGCCTTCCCTTACGCCCGCCACAGTATCAACGCGCTGTTCCTCGAGCCGGTGGAGCGTGAGGCGGCCCAGAGGGTCGTGCAATCGACGCAAAACCTGGTCACGGGCCACATGCGCCTGTTCGTCCGTGTTCCGCTGATCACCGAAGTCATTCTCGATGCCGATGGAAAGCGCCACTCCTGCTACAGTCAGGAGATTTCGGGTGGGGGCATGGCCATGGTCACATCGGCCCGGCCGTCGTTGAACCGCAACGTTTCCCTTTCCTTCAGCCTGCCGTCCCTGCCGCGCCTGGTCATGAACGCCATCGTCTCCTATGTCACCCAGGCGGAGAACCTGTTGGGCGTGCGCTTCGCCCCGTCAGGGGATCGCGACCGCGTGCGCAAGTGGGTGGACGACTACCTGGGTGCCATCCACAAATAGAGTGCGGGCTCCCGGGAAACGATTCCGGCCATTCCGGCGTCTAATATGGCGCTGGGCCGTTCGTTAGGCCAGCCGGCCCTTCGGGTGCGAAGGTCTCCTTGAAACTCAGGCTATCTCGACTCATCCTCGTCCTTTGCTGCTTGTCTTTGTCCCGGCCGGTGGATGCCCAGGATCAACCGGTTGCACTCCATTACGACCTGCGTCCCGGCGATCACCTCATCTACCGGCAATCGATCGAGCGTGAGACTGTCGGCGGCCGTGTGGAGGCACTGTCGCGCGCCTCCTGGACGACCCATGTCCTGGTCGTCGATGAGCATGCCGGGTCGATGACCGTCGGGTTCCAGCGCAACCGGGACCACTACGAACTGGTCCGTTACACGCTGGATGGCGAGGACAGCGTGGAGCAGCAGCGCAAGCGCGCGGCGCCCGTTCTAGCCCGCACCGCCCGCTACGCCGAGGCCAACCGCTTGACCGCTTCCGGTGCACCGCTACTTCTTTGGCAGATGATCCGCGAATCGGGCAGCAAGATCCTGTTCGACTTCCATGAGATCCAGGCGCTGCCGCAGCAGCCGGTGCGGCCCGGCGACACCTGGCAGTCCCCCAGCGTCATGGGACTCCGCTTCCGCGCCGCTGCCTGGGAGACCATCGCAGAGCAGCGCTGCCTGCGCGCCGAAGGAACCTCGGCGGAGGGCAACGTCTCCGTGCGCTACTGGTTCTGCCCTGCGAGCGGCACCCTCGCGCGCCTGGAATATGAAGGCAGCTACCCCGGCTTCCTGCGAGGCATCACGCACGAAAAGATGAAACTGGAGCTAGCGGAGCGCCGCCGGGAGGAAGAACCCGACGAATGGCTCACGCAGCCCGACGTCCAGCACGGCCTGCTGGCCGGGCTGCTGGTCGCGGATACGCTGCCACTCGAGGTCGCAGACCTTTATGCTGCTCTCGATGACGGCGATGTCGAGGTGCAACGCCGGGCGCTGGCGCTGGCGTACCGGCGCCGGTTGCCGCCACCTTCTTTGGAACGGCTTTCCAAACTGCTCGCTTCTGAGAATCCGCGCGTGCGCACACTCGCCGTCCGTGAACTCGAGTCTTATCCCAACGATGCTGCGCGACCCCTCCTCGAGCGCGCCCTCGGCGACCCGGACTACTTCGTGCGCCAGGCGGCCCTTTCCTGGATGCGGGCCCGGCTTCCGGTGGCCGACGCGGCGCGACTGCGCGATCCTGCGCTCGCCATGGCGGCATGGGGGAGAGTCGGCGCTCAACCGCTACAAGACGCAAAGAACGAAGCTTCACCAGTCGCCGTCGGTGACGGGGCCGCGGACTCTGCATCCCGTTGCAGTGATCTCGAAGCGTGGACCGAGGGCATCCTGCGAGGGCGTCGATTCCCCTGGGAGCCCGACGACGTGCGCCCGCGCGCCATGACCTCCGGCCCCGATCCGGGCTGGCCCTACATCGTGCGCATCCCGGAAGACTACCGGGGCGACGAACCTTTTCCGCTGCTCGTCTACCTTTCCGGAAACAGCGGGCCCGCGATGGAAGGCGCGCTCATCGGAAACGAACCCGCCTCCCAGACCGGCTACATCGTCGTGTATCCGCATGCCGGCGGTTTCTGGTGGAAGCACGCGCCCACGGCCCGCGTGCATGGGTTGCTCGGCGAACTGATGCGCACCTTCAACATCGATCCGCGCCGCATTTTCGTCGCCGGAGTCAGCAACGGCGGCACCGGCGCCAGCTACTACGCCACACTCTTTCCGCACCGCTTCACGGCCGCGGTTTCACAGATGGGTGCGGGCTTTTTCATCCCTGAGGTCGAGCCGGACGCCCTGCCCCAGCCCGGCAACGCCGCCAATCTTCCCATGCTCTGGCTGCACGGC
Above is a window of Terriglobales bacterium DNA encoding:
- a CDS encoding HEAT repeat domain-containing protein; this encodes MSRPVDAQDQPVALHYDLRPGDHLIYRQSIERETVGGRVEALSRASWTTHVLVVDEHAGSMTVGFQRNRDHYELVRYTLDGEDSVEQQRKRAAPVLARTARYAEANRLTASGAPLLLWQMIRESGSKILFDFHEIQALPQQPVRPGDTWQSPSVMGLRFRAAAWETIAEQRCLRAEGTSAEGNVSVRYWFCPASGTLARLEYEGSYPGFLRGITHEKMKLELAERRREEEPDEWLTQPDVQHGLLAGLLVADTLPLEVADLYAALDDGDVEVQRRALALAYRRRLPPPSLERLSKLLASENPRVRTLAVRELESYPNDAARPLLERALGDPDYFVRQAALSWMRARLPVADAARLRDPALAMAAWGRVGAQPLQDAKNEASPVAVGDGAADSASRCSDLEAWTEGILRGRRFPWEPDDVRPRAMTSGPDPGWPYIVRIPEDYRGDEPFPLLVYLSGNSGPAMEGALIGNEPASQTGYIVVYPHAGGFWWKHAPTARVHGLLGELMRTFNIDPRRIFVAGVSNGGTGASYYATLFPHRFTAAVSQMGAGFFIPEVEPDALPQPGNAANLPMLWLHGALDKTIGAFATTDSIEQLKPHRATLEMHIFPDWEHEVTLAHDEGMTLKFLERFERQAFPRVLAFTAQTLLYPRHYWLEVVEKEEGDARVKAEVHDDNTIRLQTDNVRRLRLLLRPELFPKPGPVRVEWNGKQVFAGEVRNECALLERSLEATADPFLAYTAELTLELPR
- a CDS encoding prolipoprotein diacylglyceryl transferase family protein — its product is MDFPYYLHLGSWRLHPHWVFEALAYALGFRIYLALRRHSGDPIASPLRWSVIAAAAAGAAVGSKILYWFEDPWQTLERWPDPAYLMAGKTIVGGLIGGWIAVEWAKRHLSIRTRTGDLFAIPLAVGTAVGRIGCFLTGLEDHTFGTPTALPWGVNFGDGISRHPTQLYEVVFLLLLAAFLWRRSLEPHENGDLFKMFMVGYMGFRLLVDSIKPGVTVVGLSLLQWACVGVLLYYARDVWRWLISAERPTAAVDHG
- a CDS encoding PilZ domain-containing protein — protein: MTVTATTSGTGSLKALVRVALVNLDEPTSAVLRECFQQSRVSTVAVTGIVEPRLAREKFDACVVRLNDQAGKVLEAMRSSKENQRAFLYGVARSSEEAFPYARHSINALFLEPVEREAAQRVVQSTQNLVTGHMRLFVRVPLITEVILDADGKRHSCYSQEISGGGMAMVTSARPSLNRNVSLSFSLPSLPRLVMNAIVSYVTQAENLLGVRFAPSGDRDRVRKWVDDYLGAIHK